From the Lactuca sativa cultivar Salinas chromosome 9, Lsat_Salinas_v11, whole genome shotgun sequence genome, the window aataaataaataataaaaccttggttATCTTGATCCATGTAATCAGCTTCATCTTCTGATGATGTCCAGCTGGCACGTTGGAGGTTGTTATTACTACTACTACTAGAAGATGCCACGTCATTCAATGCAGAACGAATTGCTTCTGCATGAATGGTGTTGTCATCGCCTTCTAGAAAACTAGTATCCCTACGTATATTGGGAGACAAAGATCCTGAAaacaatttaaaaataataataataataattaattgatATTAATTTAATAAGTGGTGATTGAAATCAAAATTTGAGCAAGATGAAGAGGATTTTGTATGAAATTGATTAAAGCTGAAAATAAGACAATACATATATATTGGAAATGAAGAGGGTATAAATGGAATTATACCATCAACATCAAGCATTGGATGATATGGGGTCTTTGGTTCAGTGATTTTCTGCCTTACAGGTTTATTTGCTTCAATTTCCCCCAGATTTGCTTCATCCCACTTCACACCTTTCCTACTGCTTAATACAATCAGAAAACAACAAATTATAAAATTTCACATGATGGAACAGTTTAATGAAACATATGCTAAATCTAGTTGAACAACAATCTTCAAATGAAAATGAAGATCAAGAAACCTTCATTACAAGAAAATATGGCAATGTAAGGGTATTAACTTAAAAGCAGGAGTTGATGATTGTTACCTCATAATTCCTCTTCTTCACCTCAAACCTAGGAGTGACAAGTAGCTGTGTAATCTGATTGCTGAAACAGAAAAAGGAGAGAAGATGCACAAATATGAAAAGAAGCTACACATTGAATGCTAATACAAAGCACATAGCAGCCTATAGCATGTGTTTAGCATTAAGAACAATCTCCAAAATCCTAAACAATGATAAAAACATGAATTACAGAAGATGCGATTTCCCTTCTTTGAAGCACAATCTCACAATAACATTATTATGTCAGCTTTTGGCATTATGGATACAAAAACAATCGATTGAAACCTAAGTTGAATGCGTGTAACCAAAAGGATTTTAACAGAACGAAATGCGACACCGAATTAAGCACCAATCCCTCTCAAattcataaataaacaaaacCAATCGCTTAAAACCTAATGTATTCGCATGTTGTTAGAAAGTACATCCATATAGGCAACCATGATAAAAAAAACAGAAGCAAAGGAGCACTAACTCAAACATAATAAATAGATTATTGCCCTAAAAACATGATCGAGAAAATTAAGAGGAATGCGTATGGATCGATTGGGTCAAACAAAGAGAAATGAATACAAAATGAAAAGCCATCGGTCGGAACTTTGCTTACCGAAGCAAATGGAACGATTACGTCGTTCAGCCGGCGGCGAAACACTTGCCGGAGGTGCTTTTTGCTCGAAATACAGATTTCACGAAATAACGATGAACAATTGGCCCGATTTTTCCTTATATTTGTTTTTCCAATTTTAATCATCTTTCGTAATCGAACCctccatttttatgatttttttttcttttttttcaattttcacTAGTCTCGTGTTTTTCTTTTTAAACACATTTTTTTTAGACACCCTCATATATTTCCAAACTCTTTTGTAACGAACAAATTTTTTCCCcagaaaacataatttttttcctgaaaaaaaaaacatttttttttcgacAAAATCATCGTACCTCGATTATACACGATAAAAACGACAAACAACATAATATTTACAATATTTTTACCAATAAGCCTAATCCTCTATTAACGATTTCCCAATTTTCCCCTTCTAGAATATGAATTTTACACGAGGTGAAATACTTCTCTAACGATATTATCAACCATTTATCATCTGAAAGTACATTttacaacaaaaataaaaaatactacAAACTCCatacaacaacaaaaacaccacCACACACCTTAAAACTAACATATCCTACCTGTTCTACACCCTGCACattttaacttaaaaaaaaaaaaaaaaaaaaaaaaaaaaaaaaaaaagttacaaacaCTTTTAACACCTACCTACTAAAAGAACCTTGCTCTTGAACATTGCCCGTTATTACTATTCCCATTAACTTGATGAAAACCAAGATTACCCGACTTTTGTAACCCAAAATTTCCAACTGAATCCAActgcttattattattattattattccctGTTTTAGGTTGATGATGTAAATAATCTTGAATTCCATTTCCAGGATTTTGATCTTCCCCTACAACAGGAATTGCACCTGTGAGAGTTTTCACAGCAAATTCAATACATGGATCTGTCCAAAGCTCTTCCATGGGGACCTCTAATGGTGAAGATGATGGAggaaagttgtcaactttattcAATTCCCCAAATGGAATTGCACCTGTTAGTGTTTTTACAGCAAATTCGATACATGGGTCTGTCCAAAAATCATTTAAACAGAAGTTTATAGACGATTCTTGACCCGGGTTCGTGTTTGTGACAGGTGATTCTTGTTTCTTGTGGTGGGAATGGGAATCGGAATCAGCCATTGGAATCGGAATCGGAATCCGTGATTCCGATTCCACTGGTTGCTTTTCAGGGATAGGGTGGCTCGATACAGTGCGTGATTCTTGATTCTTATTAGACTTAGATTTAACCTTTTCAAGACTTTCTTGAGTTGCTACTACACGCTTGGATGCCACGTCAGCATTTTCAATTCCATCATTGTCTTTGATCTTTTGTGGTTCAGCTTTCTTGTCTTTCTCTTTTGAAATAGCCAAAGAAACAGGTGGCTGGGTTTGTGATTCCTCTGCCTGTCTAGCGGTAACTTGAGGACTGGTTTTGGGTTCTGGCGGTGATgatggcggcggtggtggtggtggtgttaccGGTGCTTCAATTTCCATTGCAGCTTGTCGTTTAGCTTGTCTAGTTTTAAGCactggtggtgatggtggtggtgcatCAGTTTTGATGCCGCATAATCGTGTAGCCTTACTAGTTTTAGGCTCCAGcagtggtgatgatgatggtggtggtggtggtggtgcatCAATGGTGACTCTGGCTAGTCTTTTTGAAGCACGTTGAGGTAACTCAGACTTGCTTCTTGTCGCTGATTTATCTTGTAGTGGTCGCTTATTATTATTTGGagtttcactcaaaggactagAAGAAACAATCGTTTGTTCCTTTGATTCAATTTGTTCAACGATTTTTTTATCTGTTTTTTGAAGCGACAAATCAGAAACAAGTTTTAGGTATGAGATGCGGTGAAAATAACGATTCGAAGGTGAAAACTTCTTACCGGTGATTTTGGGTTTTTTCGCTCGTGGACCCACATCTCCGGTTTTGAGATAGCGGTGGACATCTACGAGTGATCGGAATATGTATCCGGTGGCCGGATCTGTGTAGTACTGGAAGCATGGATGATAGAAAGATGGTGATGGATGATTAATTACTGTTTTGTCCCTTTGTTAAATGATAAAGAGATTGAAAGATAGTTAGGATCAAAGTACCCGATCTTTTTTTATCCCGTTTACTCCTGTTCGTGTTTTCACTTCGACCTTCCACCCTGGAGGaagttcttcttcttcacccTTCTTAACTACAAGCTAGATTCTTGAAAAGATTAGAACTTAATCTCAAAATAATCAAGCATGCGATTGAGAATCACGCAGAATTAATAGTCAAAATGTTACAACGCGGTGTCTGGGATAGAAACCCTAATAAGATTAAGAAACTGATATGAGGAACTAAACTGTTTAATCTAAACCCGAAGGTTTACTAATAGGATTAAGAAACTACATTTAAATAACTAGTTAAtagaaaaaccctaaattttatgaACAAGGTTTGGGATTTCGGAACAGGGGATTAAAGATCTTGGACTGATGATGGGTTATGCCCGACAAAGAAAAAGATAACTTCGGAACCCTAATTAGACTCGCTGAGACGCTGACCTTATCTTTTTTCGCAATATCCGGAGTACTGAGCTCCTGCGGCGACTTCACTGGCGACATTTCACAAACACCTGGTGTGCTTCAGCGATCTGTAACTGAAAACTGAAAAAACGACCACCGATCGAATTGGGGTAGCTCCTTTTGCTGCGCTTCTAAAGAGAACAAACTCGTATAATCGATTTTTAGGTTAGATAATGAAAGGGTCAAGAGTGCGACAAAGAGAGGGTATATGAAAACACGTGTACACAGGGCCTTGAGGGTCACCAAATTGGGGAAAAGGTGAATCCCACCACCCCATTCCAAAACGTTAAACGTGTAGGAGATGACACAGTCACTCTTGCTGTGTGGCCTCTTTATTTGactaaaaaaatttgattttttaggATAATTTCAAGAATAAGTCTTTATGGTAACTAACTTCTAAAGATGCCTATTGTGGTGTATTTTCTTTGAGACAAGCTATTAATTATGATAAAACTCACACGACTCTATATAGGAAAATGAAGATGTTTAAAAGTCAAAATGAGTTGTTATTTGCTTCAAGTTAAATGCTTTGAAATATGTGCATTGATATGGCTTGAAGGGTTCTTTCAAGTAAAGACTCGACTAGATAACGATTTAAACTTGACTATTCTTAAATCTATGGTTGCTTGTATGAGTCATACACTCACTAGAAATGATTTCATTCAAATCTATGTATGTTGTAATCTATTATTAGAAAAAATCAATGATTTTATACATTTATGTTGTTTGTATTTAACACCTTAAGGACTGATCAACCACGCATGTCATCATCTCATCGAACCTCCATCTCAAATCGTGTAACATGTAGGAGTCTTGTACTAATTAGACATGATATCATGACATCATCTACCTTTATATACA encodes:
- the LOC111901719 gene encoding protein phosphatase inhibitor 2 isoform X1, which encodes MSSRKGVKWDEANLGEIEANKPVRQKITEPKTPYHPMLDVDGSLSPNIRRDTSFLEGDDNTIHAEAIRSALNDVASSSSSSNNNLQRASWTSSEDEADYMDQDNQDSETGRGKGFKEHRRAHYDEFHKVKEMQRKGSFDDVSSDEDGGNRKKTNGKQRGLSTSSSSLATGLEDIDLKDAATDLSPPRGSHI
- the LOC111901719 gene encoding protein phosphatase inhibitor 2 isoform X2, whose translation is MSRKGVKWDEANLGEIEANKPVRQKITEPKTPYHPMLDVDGSLSPNIRRDTSFLEGDDNTIHAEAIRSALNDVASSSSSSNNNLQRASWTSSEDEADYMDQDNQDSETGRGKGFKEHRRAHYDEFHKVKEMQRKGSFDDVSSDEDGGNRKKTNGKQRGLSTSSSSLATGLEDIDLKDAATDLSPPRGSHI
- the LOC111901718 gene encoding methyl-CpG-binding domain-containing protein 13; the encoded protein is MSPVKSPQELSTPDIAKKDKLVVKKGEEEELPPGWKVEVKTRTGVNGIKKDRYYTDPATGYIFRSLVDVHRYLKTGDVGPRAKKPKITDKKIVEQIESKEQTIVSSSPLSETPNNNKRPLQDKSATRSKSELPQRASKRLARVTIDAPPPPPPSSSPLLEPKTSKATRLCGIKTDAPPPSPPVLKTRQAKRQAAMEIEAPVTPPPPPPPSSPPEPKTSPQVTARQAEESQTQPPVSLAISKEKDKKAEPQKIKDNDGIENADVASKRVVATQESLEKVKSKSNKNQESRTVSSHPIPEKQPVESESRIPIPIPMADSDSHSHHKKQESPVTNTNPGQESSINFCLNDFWTDPCIEFAVKTLTGAIPFGELNKVDNFPPSSSPLEVPMEELWTDPCIEFAVKTLTGAIPVVGEDQNPGNGIQDYLHHQPKTGNNNNNNKQLDSVGNFGLQKSGNLGFHQVNGNSNNGQCSRARFF